The Candidatus Zixiibacteriota bacterium genome includes a region encoding these proteins:
- the obgE gene encoding GTPase ObgE — translation MFIDYAEIEVSAGHGGPGAISFRHEKYVPKGGPDGGNGGRGGNVIFRADSNLATLLDFRYKKVYRAENGQPGQGGLKTGRDGEDIVIRVPVGTMISNLETGQPVADLSQEGKEVLVARGGIGGRGNAQFKSSVNQAPRHADKGRPGETVKIALELKLLADVGLVGLPNAGKSTLLSRLSDARPKIADYPFTTLVPNLGIVRLREFKSFVLADIPGIIEGAAEGKGLGIQFLKHIQRTRVIIYLIDIFTADDIDKTLEILKNELYQFDRELLKRPHLVVLNKIDLMDPKRLKAISKKVSPDYIFCSAQSGAGIKKLLNRIEHELDRQR, via the coding sequence CCCCAAGGGGGGGCCTGATGGCGGCAATGGCGGCCGCGGCGGAAATGTCATTTTCAGAGCCGACAGCAATCTGGCGACCCTTCTTGATTTCAGATACAAAAAAGTTTATAGGGCGGAAAACGGGCAGCCGGGACAGGGGGGTTTAAAGACCGGTCGTGACGGCGAAGATATCGTAATTCGCGTGCCGGTCGGCACCATGATTAGCAACCTTGAGACCGGTCAACCGGTAGCGGACCTGAGTCAGGAAGGGAAAGAGGTTCTGGTCGCCCGGGGAGGAATTGGCGGCCGTGGCAACGCCCAGTTTAAATCATCTGTCAACCAGGCGCCGCGACATGCCGATAAAGGGCGCCCCGGTGAAACGGTTAAAATAGCCCTGGAACTAAAGCTCTTAGCCGATGTGGGATTGGTGGGGCTGCCCAATGCCGGCAAATCGACCCTGCTGTCGCGCTTATCGGACGCCCGCCCCAAAATCGCCGATTATCCTTTTACGACACTGGTGCCAAATCTGGGCATTGTTCGTCTGCGCGAATTTAAGTCCTTTGTCCTTGCCGATATTCCCGGTATTATCGAAGGCGCCGCCGAAGGGAAAGGGCTTGGCATTCAATTTCTGAAGCATATACAGAGGACGCGGGTCATTATTTACCTGATTGATATATTCACAGCTGATGACATCGACAAGACGCTGGAGATTTTGAAAAATGAATTGTACCAATTTGACCGGGAGCTTCTCAAGAGACCTCATTTGGTTGTATTGAACAAGATTGACCTGATGGACCCGAAAAGATTAAAGGCGATTTCAAAGAAAGTCTCACCCGATTATATTTTCTGCTCGGCGCAGTCCGGCGCCGGCATAAAGAAGCTTCTGAATAGAATAGAACATGAGCTTGACCGACAGCGATAG